The window TTCTCACAATGCTCAGTCCAAGTGTTACTGGTCCCATGCTGCTGTCTTGTGATTCAAACTGTAACATAGGACAACCCCCCCTTCCCCAACCACACCCCTAAGCAAAGACATAATAGCGCAACCTTTTTGGATGTTGTAGTCCGAGAGAGTCCGGCCATCTTCTAGCTGTTTTCCAGCAAAAATCAGACGTTGTTGATCTGGCGGGATACCTAAAATTGATAGCAAAAGCACATTGAGTGAAATGGACTGGATAGTTTAGCTCAAACTAGAGCAACTCCATTTCAAATGCCCTATAATGGGTACAATAAGCAACAGGAAGAAGTCGGCCTAGGGACTGGGAATGTCCACGGGCCTGATCTTTTCTGGAAGCTAGACTAGAGATAGGCTCCCCTGACCCAAAAGCAGGCTTACCTTCCTTGTCCTGGATTTTGGCTTTGACATTCTCGATAGTATCACTGGGTTCGACCTCAAGAGTGATGGTCTTGCCCGTCAGGGTCTTCACAAAGATCTGCATCTCTGCAACGCTGCGCCCACTGGAGAAAAGTTTAGACAGGACTGTGAGTGCCCCACAGCAACTCCTTTATTCTCTGCCCTGGAATCTCAGCCCCCTCCCAAGTTTCCCCGGGGACCCTACCCCAGCTTCTCTACCTTTGCTTTCCAGCAAAGTCCCGGCCTATCCTCACCTAAATCCAGCTCCAACCCGGTGAaccagacccccccccccccccccccccccgccccccccggggaggccccccccccccccccatggcctCAGCCGGTCCTGGAGTGCAAGACCTACCCACCCCCCAAATTCCAGCTTTCCCCCACAGACGTTCCTCAATCTCTCACAGACGGGCCCTGACAAGGTTCTTCCGTTTATTTACAGAAGTTTAAGGAAACAAACAGAATGTTCTACAGTGGAAAACTTAAGTTTGGAGTCAGCcgacttgaatccaaatctagaTGTGGGGCCGCTTTTCTCGGCGTGTGAGGGACTGCACAAGGCCTGGACGCTCACTTCTAAGTCTATTCGCTGCCAGAAGCCCCTGTGTCCCCCACCCCCGGCCGGCACTCGGCCTCTTTCCCCGGGGAGTGACCCAGAAGGGGTTTCCAGGCGGGCGCCCCGGGTCCTGTCACTCCACGCTTGCGCCAATCCAGCCCGGATGCACAGGCCGTCGTGTTAGGGCCTTTTGCTCTGACCCTTGCCCCGGGCAGGCCGAGCCCAGCGTCTCCATCCCGCATTCTACCAGTGGTTCTGGAAGGGCGCCAGGGACTCGTCCGTCCTGGCAGCGGGAGTCCAAGCGCGCCCGGAGAAGCGCAGGCCCGAGCGCGGAGGGGCTGCCCGGGCAGGAAGCGATCTCCTCGTCACCGGGGGCTCCGAGCGGACAGACGCGAGACACCCGGGCCACCGCCGTCCCagcgcgccccccccccccccgcccgggCGCGGACTCGGCGCCGCCGGCCCGCCCCAGTCCCACCAGGCCCGGCGGCCCGGGCCTCCCCGCCCGGACCCTGCCTCCGCGCTTTTTGGATACGACCCAACTTCCCCGCGTCGCGCGCCCTAATCCCGGGCCTGGTTCCTAGACCTGGCTTCGTGCTCCTGGCCCCGCTGCCGACCCCGATCCCGGTTAGCAACACGCACCCGCTCGGCCGCCTCGCTGAAGAGAAAGAGGCCACCGGAAGCGGAAACGGCTCCTTCGCTGCCTTTCCACGCCTGCGCACCCAAGCCCCACCCCACCGCAGGGAGCTGCGCGTCACAATCCTGCCAGGCCCCGCCTCCTAGGGCTCATTTCCGCTCCCTCCCCGGCCATCTTTGAAGAGGGCGAGAGACGTCAGCCTATGTCCAGGCGGAGAACTTCCGGCCTATCGAGCTTCGGTTACTTGCGCTGATCCTCCCAAAGCAGCGTGAGGTCATAGGATGTTAGAGTTTAAAACCGGATGAAGCCTTACGCTCCCCCGGGTCCACGCTCGTTTTGCAGATTGAGGGCCAGGGACTGCATGACTTGTCGCAGACTGCGGTCTTAGATTCAAACCCAAGACCAGCGCTCTATGATAACACACTTCTAATGAAGAGGCCGTGTACTCCGACTTTTCTTCTTACAGACGAGGAGACCGATGCCCTCGGGAGTCGGCGACTTGCCGCACAAGAATCAGACCAACTTTAACGATCAGCGCGCGCTTCCGACTCCGAGATCTCCAATTCTTGGAAGGGGAACGAACCCTTGGGGATTCTTGTTGCGGAGAGAGTGCGAGCAAGCATTTACTTGTTAAGCTACCACTAGGCCCCAAGAGCCAGGAATACAAAGGCACCTGCCCTCCATCAGCTTACAATCTGTAGTGAGGAGAGACCGCAGAAATAGACAAGGCAGCTGCAAAATCGACATGCTAATTTGTGGGAGGAGCGGAGCTAGCTAGTAATTGTCAGGCTGAGCATTGACATTGCAGAAACAAATACAACTGAGTGGTGGAGAACGGCACGCATCCTCTGCACCGCTGATTGTTAAACAGTTACAGCATATCCCTGGAGGGAAAGCACGAGCAAGTGGGGAGCATCAAGTGTAGAAGGAAACGTTCATGCTTGGTTTAAACCTTTAAAGAAAATTAGGGACTGCAGCTCGGTACCAGCAAGAGATGATAGGGGTGGGGGACGAGACGGCAGTAGCAGTGCAAAAACAGGGAGAGGGGAAATGGAAATGGACTACTCCCCGGCCAATTAGTCAGCAAGTAAGTTCTTACCTGGTTAACCAACATCGCACTAAGTCCTAAGGGGAAAGgatgtgatacaaagaaaaaagaattataatattcaaataattatatatatgcaaatcAAATCAATAAGTTGTTTGTACTAGGCATTATCCTATCCAAGATATATATGAAAACTCTTTTTCccattgaaaaatgtttttaaatttgatttttattttggggttgtcttctccctcccacctttaTTTCTTCCCACCCcattgataaagaaaaacaaagcctcCATTATAGACATGTACcatccagcaaaacaaattcccacattagtcaTTTCCAAGATGTCTCAATATGCATTCGCTGAGTCCTTCTCCTCTTATCAGAAGGTGGGTAGTTTGTTTCATCATGCATCCTCTGAAGTAGATTGAGTTAGAGTTCTtgtaagtttttcaaaattgcttttctttacaatttggttatggtataaattgttctgataaaaaataattttagagagggaaagatggaaggaggaaaagCTTCGTGCATTAAGTGGGATTTCATGTTAGTGCCCCTTTGTGAGACCATCAGGTGGCTAGTTGGCTTAGAGTAGTGCCTATGAAGGGAAGGAATGTCACAGGAActggaaagattaaaaaaggacTTTCCGAATAGGGGAATGACTACATGGGAATCAACAGAGCCCATTGCAAGACATATATGCTGGTTAAATCCTAGTTTCCAGGTGGATGGCTGTCATGAAACAAGGTTTGGAGCGAGCTGGAACCGTGGGCTTAAGAGTTTCACGCAGCCACTAATCAGGGGAGCTCAGTCCCAGCTTGCTAAACCTGCTCAGTCACAGTGAAGGTCCCAGCATCCATGAAGCAGGTGGTAAGGTGCCTTCACTGGATACGCAGGCTGGGCTTAGCATGGTCTCCCTACAGACAGTTCAACAACCTCTGCCTAAGGTAAGGTAAGGAGGAAGCAATCCCATTGAATCTGTCCTTATACCCTGAACTGTGAGTCCCTTAGAATTCTGCTATTCTGAGCCTGTTTCCCCACCTGTGAAATGAGTTGGGGTTGGACAAGACCCCTTCCAGTGCTCAGATTCTCAATTAAGGACTCCCaatctttcttcattcattctcttGCATAGCTCTCACCTCCCCAAGCCATCTTCCCAAAGCCCTGCTGTGGCCGTGTCCCTCCTCTGCTCAGGACAATCACCAGTGGATTGGGTGGAGATCCAGACCCTGGAATGCCTTCCCTCACTACCCATTCTTCTTGGACTCCCAGCTCTGCGCCTTCAAGGTTCATCCGAGCTGCACCTCCAAGAGGCCTCCAGTATGCCTCAGTCCAAGGATCCCATTTATCTTGTGTAGAGAGCTTGGATTTGGTCATTCGTGAGTGTGTTGccttccccacctcctcctccctgAGTGTAAGTTCTGAGACCATCAGCAGTGTCTGCATCCCAGCTATTCGAGCCTAACCAAGTCATAGCCCCTCGGGGCCCCAGACTCCCAAGTTCCAGAAGAGGTGGAGAAATGCTTCCTCAGAGGGAGCCTGCTCCTTCAGGAGCGCCTGCAGCTGGCAAAATCCCAGGCCCcagctcctcttccttctccctattCAGAGCCCCGCAGCGCCAGCAATTAATCCATCCCCTGGCCTCGGCTTACCTGTCTAGCCCAATCTCCCACAACATCAGGAAAAGGCCTCTCAAGGCAAAACATCGCACCAGCTGATCATAAGCCTCCTGCCCACACCCACCCACCCCGGCCTGGCCTCAGCAGCTTGGGCAGGCCCCGCCAGGCAGTGACAGGGACTAAACAGGCCATACTTTCCACTTAACCACCTCTCAGGCTCAGGAGGCCCCCCTCCGGTCTTCTATCCAGCTGATGTGGCCACTGCCCCCACCAGGCCTGCCCACAGCCCAGGAACTGCTCCTTCCCCATCTCCCAACCCCATCTGGTCCACTCTCCCCGGGTCCACATAGCAAGAAGAAGGCAGGATACATGGTTTAGACTGATCCTCATAGCAAcagagaattttatttatttcccccATAGTATGTGTAAACTTAGGGTACAAAAATagtcaattaaatttttattttcaaagatgtcCCTATCCACTGGGCTGAGGGCCCTGAGGAGGGGAGTGGAGGAGGCAGCGACCTGGGGGCACCTTCTCCTCTCTCAGTGTGGAAACAGGTGGTGGCTGGTCTCTGCTCAAACACTGTCCATGAAAATAAACTGCTTCCGCTGAATCTCCATCTCAAACATTAGTGGTTTCAAAAAATCCCTAAGGGTGCCAACAGAAGAAAATGCTTGATGCTTCCTGTGCTAAGTGTCTGGGGGGCTGGTGGGAATACACCGAGGGGAGTCGGGGTACAAGCCGGGTAATGTGTGATACATgcttgcgtgtgtgtgtgtgtgtgtgtgtgtatctgtgtgtatgtgtaatgtgTATAATGtgtgcatctgtgtgtgtgtcctgGGGAGGAGGTTTCATGTAAGCACAACTACAGGCTCAGGCCTGGCTCTGGGTTTTAGGGGAAACCACTTCCGACTCCTTGGGAATGAGTCTGAGCCAGGGCAGGAGAGGGCCAGAGGACAAGGCCATGAGCCTCCCTCCTCACAGAGCTCAGAACAAACCTGTGGGATCCCAAGAAGCAGAGGCCCCAGAAAAGCTGGGCTTGGCATTATAATGTGCAGAAACACTAGAAGCTGAGGTTGGGAGccaggaaagaaaaggatttggCAAGAAAGACACCAGCAGTAAAGCCTTAGTAACAAAAGCTGGGGAAACCCACAGAGTGGCCATCCCCCAGGGCCGGGTTGCCCCCCACCCCTGGCTTTGAGCCAGGGCCAGAGCAGAATCCTTTCTGGAGTGGTCTCCCCCAGATCTGTGACCAGCCAGGACCACCTTTCCAGGGTGCTGGAAGGCACTGTTCAGTGCCCTGACTCCTTGGAATCTGGGGCGGAGGGGAGGCCCTCCTACTCCTGGGCCccctcaccaccaccatcatcgtcatcatcatcacctGTCAGGCTTTCTCCATTCACAGCTGGGGAGTCCAGCCGACCCTGGGATAAATCTTCAAAATCGGGGCTCAGGACGGGGGAGATGATGTCTGGGCTCGTGTCACACGACCCTGTACTCTGCTCTGAGGTAGCAATGGTGGTAGCTGAGCTGGCCAGAATGGGGTCCAcatcatcatcttcctcctccaGGATGGGAGACTCGTGGATATCTGTTGAGGGGAGAGACATCAGACAGGGAAGTTGCAGAGAGCTGGGAACCCATTCCTCCTGGAAGAActggaaggggggagggagtcGCAGCAAAACAGCCAAGGCTGAGATGCTCTAGGGGCTCCTGGCTGAGGTCCCCTTTCCTAAAGCAGGAAAGAAGGTCCAGGCTTCACTACAGAAGCCTCCTAACTCTGGCCCAGCCAGGAGGGAGATCTCAGAAGGCACCCAAGGGGGCCACCCAAGAGCATCCCCACATTTGGGCCTGCTTTGGGACCTCAGAAAGAATCAATTAAGGTCTAAGGGAGGGCTGGATGATGGAAAGTCCTACAATTCTACTGTTGGAAATGACCTTTGAGGGcctctctccccattttacagatgaggaccaAAGTACTGAGTAAGCTAAGTAAGCTGGATTACAAAATACCAGAAGTGGTAGAGCCACAGAATTTCAGAGCAAAGAGGAAATCTAAAACATGGAATGCTAGAGTAgggagggctcttagaacatagcatgtcaaagctgggagggcccttagaacccaggaggtcagggctAGGAAGacccttagaacatgggatgtcagagcagggagggcccttagaacatgggatgtcagagcagggagggcccttagaacccaggaggccagggctgggagggcccttagaacatgggatgtcagggctgggagggcccttagaacatgggatgtcagagcaGGGAGGGCCCTTAGAAGCCCTCTGGCTTCTGGTCAGGATTGGGGGCTAGAACTGAGATCATAAAAGGTCAGAGTTGGTGAAGCCTTAAGACACTTACGACTAAAAGCATCTGGGTATTGCTTTGACAGCTTTGTTTTTAGAGTCCtacaaagaaaaagagggaaaaaagcaacaaGTTAATTCTCCATCAAAGTCATTCCAGCAACCCCAGGAGGACAGTCTTGGTGGCCTCCTATTTGTCCTGCCTCTACCCTCACAGGTTCCTCGGGTCCTGGCAGGGAGGTGAAGCTCCCAGGGCCAAAGTCCTCCCTCCAGGTAGGAGGCAGAGTCGAGGTAAAGACCAACCTGAGCCTGCGGAAGATGCTGTCCAAGTCCTTCTTCATCTCCATCAGCGTCCTGGTGTGGTGTGTGAAACGCTCACTCATCTGCTGCATGCGGACGTTGGAAAGGTTGTTAAAGTTCAAGAGCATTTCATTGGTTTTCTCAAATCGGTCCAGCCTAGAGGTAGGAAGGCCAGGGAAGAAGGGAACCAGATTAGCAGGCCCTGGGTCGATGGAGCAGCCTGGATATCCACAGGCAGAAGGGGTCTGGTGCAGAAAGCCCCCCTTCCCATCTTACCTGGAATATTTATTTGCTTTAGGACTCAAAGCAAGTCCTTCAAACAAGTCCCTCttagcctcagttccttcatctacaaaatggccAACTATTTACATGACCCACCacccagggttattgtaagaatcaaatgagagaaataaaatttttgaagcaCTATATAATACTCGATAATATTACTGTTGCTATTATAAATTGTGATTacagatattattgttattacacaCACAAGACATAACCTGCCTGTCACTGCAGATTGTacacattttgttattattgtccaAGAGGGACTGTTCCCCAGAATGTGTAAGGCTCAGTTGTACTAGAGCCAAACCATTAGAAACTGTTGATTTGCCAAGTGGTTAGAACACTAGGCCAGGAGTTAGGaagacaggaagatctgattgTAAACTCCAAACCCagtttcaaacacttactagctgtgtgaccctgagcaagctaTTGGCCTTTGTCTGCCAAAGTTCCCAAAATTGTATCACAGAGATAATAACCACACTTAAGTctggatcaatttttttttgctgaggcaattgggtttaagtgacttgcacagggtcgcacagctaagatgtgttaagtgcctgagaccagatttgaactcaggtcctcctgacttcagggctggtgctctatccactgcgctacctagctgtcccaccAATGaaatcttatttgtaaaatgtgcttACCCCTTCCCCTTTACTCAGctgctctcttttttccttcccagatCTACTGGCTAAAATCCCAGCCATTCCTCTCAGCTAATGTCACACCCTATCCCTCTACCTCCTctcaatcaaaataataatataagcaGCTGACAAGTTTTATCAGATCTGAAGCTTACAAAACACTTCTTTATTTTGgcctcccaacaaccctgtgaggtaagtcaGGCCCAAtttacagggaaggaaactgagagcTGAGAGAAGTGACCTTGATCTTTCCTAAAATCTCAAAGCACAGTTCACAATTCTCCTGGGCATATAATCACTCTGCCTAACCTATGGCAGACTGATCTGAGAGCAGGTCTTATCTCCCCTACTAACAGAGGATCAATCTCTACTTTTATCATTTCAGGATTTGGGGttgtttttggcaaggcaattggggtgaagggACTCACCCACAGTCACACATCTACTAAGTGTTAAGtgcttgagaccagatttgaactcaggtcctgacttcagggtggatgctctatccgctgcaccaCCAAGTGGCTCCCTGATCCATACTTTTACTCCTCAAATCTGGGCCACTCAACTGTGAGTCACCCTTCCTCATCTCATGCTTCCCCTATCCCCTACATACTCCCTccattccatctcttcctttctctccagcAGGAAGCCACCTCAatcatcttcattctttctttcatcttcagtCTCTGGCTATTAGTTCCATCCTTTCTGTTTACAAACAAGTCCATATTTTCACCATCCAGCACAATCATCAACATCAatcatttagcattttaaaatttataaactgTTTTAcaaaagtatttcatttgatcctcacaatagttGTTAGGAAGACACTAccattagccccattttacaggtgaggaaagtgagacaaagaagttaagtgacttgcccaggaagtaCTAGAAAAGGTATGAGTATCAGAACTGAGGGTCTTACTTAAAGAACACCTGCCAGGGAGCAGCTAGTGGCTCAGTGGAGTCgggaagagttcaaatctggcctcagacactcacaagctgtgtgactctgggcaagtcatttaaccctgattgctccccccccccccaaaaaaaagaccttaatgttctcttttccccccttttccagtcaaattctttaaaaaagttgTACATGCTCATTGCCTCCATGTTCCCTCAATCATTCTTGCCACTTTGCAACCTGACTTCCAATCTCGACACTCAAGTGAAAGTGATTTCTATagtattaataatgaaaaaagttgcCCAACAGAATGGCCTTCTCCCCATCCTCATCCTTCCAGACCTTCCTGCAGCATATGCATTGCTCACCACTCTCTTTTCCTGGACATCATCTCTTTTTCTGGGTCTTTTAGATACTCCTCTCCACCAGTTCACTGCTGACTATTCTCTCTTCCTGGACATCATCTCTTTTTCTGGGTCTTTTAGATACTCCTCTCCACCAGTTCACTGCTGACTATTCTCTCTTCCTGGAcatcatctcccttcctgagtcTTTTAGATGCTCCTCTCCACCAGTTCACTGCTGACCATTCTCTCTTCCTGGACATCATCTCCCTTTTTGGGTCTTTTAGATCCTCCTCTCTTCCTGCATATCATCTCCCTTTCTAGGTCTTTTAGATGCTCCTCTCCTCCTGTTCACTGCTGACCATTCTCTCTTCCTGCACATCGTCTCCCTTTTTGGGTCTTTTAGTTGCTGCTCTCCTGTTCACTGCTGACCATTCTCTCTTCCTGGACATCATCTCCTTTTAGATGCTCCTCTCCACCAATTCACTGATGACCATTCTCTCTTCCTGGACATCATCTCCCTTTTTGGGTCTTTTAGATCCTCCTCTCTTCCTGCATATCATCTCCCTTTCTAGGTCTTTTAGATGCTCCTCTCCTCCTGTTCACTGCTGACCATTCTCTCTTCCTGCACATCGTCTCCCTTTTTGGGTCTTTTAGTTGCTGCTCTCCTGTTCACTGCTGACCATTCTCTCTTCCTGGACATCATCTCCTTTTAGATGCTCCTCTCCACCAATTCACTGATGACCATTCTCTCTTCCTGGACATCATCTCCCTTTCTGGGTCTTTTAGATGCTCCTTTCCTCTGGTTCACCTAATCTGCCATTGCTCAATCTCCCCCATCtcatccctcttctcttttctctctatacttgACCTCACTCAGCTCCAAAAGATGATGCATCCAATAAATATCTCTATGCAGAAGGCCTAGCCTGACCATCCAAACTTAGTCTCACTCCTAAACTCCATGGCTAAGGAGCATTTCCAACTAAATAACCTGTTGATATTTCAAACACAATGCATCTAAAACAGACAAAATCTTATCTCCCTTGCCCCCACCAACCTACTGTTCTTCTAAATTACCCAGTTACTACTGACAAGGACCCACCATTCTTCCGGTCAC of the Sarcophilus harrisii chromosome 1, mSarHar1.11, whole genome shotgun sequence genome contains:
- the KXD1 gene encoding kxDL motif-containing protein 1 isoform X2, coding for MESPNSASGLFCNRILSMVNSEDVNAIIQAQKNMLDRFEKTNEMLLNFNNLSNVRMQQMSERFTHHTRTLMEMKKDLDSIFRRLRTLKTKLSKQYPDAFSHIHESPILEEEDDDVDPILASSATTIATSEQSTGSCDTSPDIISPVLSPDFEDLSQGRLDSPAVNGESLTGIF
- the KXD1 gene encoding kxDL motif-containing protein 1 isoform X1; the encoded protein is MESPNSASGLFCNRILSMVNSEDVNAIIQAQKNMLDRFEKTNEMLLNFNNLSNVRMQQMSERFTHHTRTLMEMKKDLDSIFRRLRTLKTKLSKQYPDAFSHIHESPILEEEDDDVDPILASSATTIATSEQSTGSCDTSPDIISPVLSPDFEDLSQGRLDSPAVNGESLTGDDDDDDGGGEGAQE